The Vitis riparia cultivar Riparia Gloire de Montpellier isolate 1030 chromosome 10, EGFV_Vit.rip_1.0, whole genome shotgun sequence genome includes a region encoding these proteins:
- the LOC117923094 gene encoding LOW QUALITY PROTEIN: LRR receptor-like serine/threonine-protein kinase GSO1 (The sequence of the model RefSeq protein was modified relative to this genomic sequence to represent the inferred CDS: inserted 1 base in 1 codon) — MNHLQNLKVLSFLMNNLTGSIPATVFNISSLLNISLSNNNLSGSLPMDMCYANPKLKELNLSSNHLSGKIPTGLGQCIKLQVISLAYNDFTGSIPSGIGNLVELQRLSLRNNSFTGEIPQLLFNISSLRFLNLMANNLEGEIPELLFNISSLRFLNLAVNNLEGEIPSNLSHCRELRVLSLSFNQFTGGIPQAIGSLSNLEELYLSYNKLTGGIPREIGNLSNLNILQLRSNGISGPIPAEIFNISSLQGIGFGNNSLSGSLPMDICKHLPNLQWLYLYQNHLSGQLPTTLSLCGELLYLSLSINKFRGSIPREIGNLSKLEEIHLYDNSLVGSIPTSFGNLKALKFLNLGINNLTGTVPEAIFNISELQTLVLVQNHLSGSLPSSIGTWLLDLKGLFIGGNEFNGIIPMSISNMSKLTKLGLSVNSFTGNVPKDLGNLTKLEVLNLASNQLTDEHVASEVGFLTSLTNCKFLKNLWIGNNPFKGTLPNSLGNLPIALESFTASACQFRGTIPTGIGNLTNLIKLNLGANDLTGSIPTTLGQLQKLQWLSIAGNRIRGSIPNDLCHLKDLGYLFLSSNKLSASIPSCFGDLSALQKLFLDSNALAFNIPTSLWSLKDLLVLNLSSNFLTGNLPPEVGNMKAITTLDLSKNLVSGHIPRRMGEQQNLAKLSLSQNKLQGPIPIEFGDLVSLESLDLSQNNLSGIIPKSLEALIYLKYLNVSFNKLHGEIPDGGPFVNFTTESFIFNEALCGAPHFQVISCDKNTRSQSWKTQSFVLKYILLPVGSIVTLVVFIVLWIRRRDNMEIPTPIHSWLPGTHEKISHQQLLYATNDFGEDNLIGKGSQGMVYKGVLSNGFTVAIKVFNLEFRGALRSFDSECEVMQRIRHRNLVRIITCCSNXDFKALVLEYMPNGSLEKWLYSHNYFLDLIQRLNIMIDVASALEYLHHDCSSLVVHCDLKPSNVLLDDDMVAHVADFGIAKLLTKTESMQQTKTLGTIGYMAPEHGSDGIVSTKSDVYSYGILLMEVFARKKPMDEMFTGDLTLKTWVESLSNSVIQVVDANLLRREDEDLATKLSCLSSIMALALACTTDSPEERIDMKNAVVELKKSRIKLLM; from the exons ATGAATCATCTTCAGAATCTGAAGGTATTGTCATTCCTAATGAACAACTTAACAGGTTCCATACCGGCCACCGTTTTCAACATATCTTCTTTGCTCAATATTAGTCTCTCCAATAATAACCTCTCTGGGAGTCTTCCCATGGATATGTGCTACGCCAATCCAAAGCTCAAGGAGCTTAATCTTTCATCAAATCATTTGAGTGGAAAGATTCCCACTGGTTTAGGCCAATGTATAAAGCTTCAAGTAATTTCCTTAGCATATAATGATTTCACGGGAAGCATACCAAGTGGAATCGGTAACTTGGTGGAGCTTCAGAGATTGTCTTTACGGAATAACAGCTTCACAG GAGAAATACCTCAATTACTGTTCAACATCTCTTCATTGAGGTTTTTGAATCTGATGGCAAATAACCTAGAAG GAGAAATACCTGAATTACTCTTCAACATCTCTTCATTGAGGTTTTTGAATCTGGCAGTAAATAACCTAGAAGGTGAAATCCCCTCTAATTTGTCGCATTGCAGAGAGCTCCGAGTGCTATCATTATCTTTCAATCAGTTCACTGGAGGCATTCCACAAGCCATAGGGAGTTTATCCAACCTTGAAGAATTATATCTTAGTTATAACAAATTGACAGGTGGAATTCCTAGAGAGATTGGgaatctttcaaatttaaatattttgcaGTTAAGATCTAATGGGATAAGTGGCCCTATTCCTGCCGAAATTTTCAATATCTCTTCATTGCAAGGGATTGGTTTCGGTAATAATAGCCTTTCTGGGAGTCTTCCAATGGATATTTGCAAACATCTTCCTAATCTCCAATGGCTATATCTTTATCAGAATCATCTCAGTGGTCAACTTCCTACAACTCTATCCTTATGTGGAGAGCTCCTGTACCTGTCACTATCAATCAATAAATTCAGAGGAAGCATACCAAGAGAAATTGGCAACTTATCAAAGCTTGAAGAGATCCATCTATATGACAATAGCCTCGTAGGTTCCATTCCAACTTCATTTGGTAATTTGAAGGCcttaaaatttcttaatttggGGATAAACAATCTTACGGGGACGGTACCAGAAGCTATTTTTAACATCTCTGAACTACAGACCCTTGTGTTGGTGCAAAATCACCTTTCAGGTAGTCTCCCATCAAGTATTGGCACCTGGCTCCTGGATCTTAAAGGGCTTTTTATAGGAGGCAATGAATTCAATGGAATAATTCCAATGTCTATTTCAAATATGTCAAAACTTACCAAGCTAGGTTTATCGGTTAACTCCTTCACTGGTAATGTGCCAAAAGATCTCGGTAACCTGACAAAGCTTGAAGTTCTCAACCTTGCAAGCAATCAATTGACTGATGAACACGTAGCCTCTGAGGTTGGTTTTCTTACTTCTTTGACAAAttgcaaatttttgaaaaatttgtggATAGGAAATAATCCTTTCAAAGGTACTCTTCCAAATTCACTAGGGAATCTTCCCATTGCTCTTGAAAGTTTTACTGCATCAGCCTGCCAATTCAGAGGAACCATTCCCACAGGAATTGGTAATTTGACCAATTTGATAAAGTTGAACCTGGGAGCTAATGACTTGACAGGGTCAATTCCAACTACATTGGGACAGCTACAGAAGCTTCAGTGGTTGTCCATTGCTGGAAATAGAATACGAGGATCCATTCCAAATGATCTTTGTCATTTGAAGGACTTGGGATACTTGTTTTTGAGTTCTAACAAACTGTCTGCATCAATCCCAAGTTGTTTTGGAGATCTTTCTGCGCTACAAAAACTCTTTCTTGACTCCAATGCGTTAGCTTTCAACATTCCTACATCCTTGTGGAGCCTTAAAGATCTGTTGGTTCTTAACTTGTCTTCAAATTTCCTAACTGGCAATCTACCTCCCGAAGTTGGAAACATGAAGGCCATTACAACATTGGACCTGTCAAAGAACCTAGTTTCAGGTCACATTCCAAGAAGGATGGGAGAACAACAAAATTTGGCTAAACTCTCCTTGTCCCAAAATAAACTACAAGGCCCAATACCTATAGAATTTGGTGATTTGGTAAGCTTGGAATCATTGGATCTGTCCCAGAACAATTTATCTGGAATCATTCCCAAGTCATTAGAGGCCCTTATTTATCTCAAGTATCTAAATGTTTCTTTCAATAAACTACATGGAGAAATTCCGGACGGGGGACCTTTCGTAAATTTCACTACTGAATCGTTCATTTTCAATGAAGCCTTGTGTGGAGCACCTCATTTTCAAGTCATATCATGTGATAAAAACACTCGCAGTCAATCATGGAAGACACAGTCATTCGTCTTGAAATATATTCTACTACCAGTCGGATCAATAGTAACTTTAGTGGTTTTCATTGTTTTGTGGATACGTAGACGAGATAACATGGAAATACCAACTCCAATTCACTCATGGCTCCCTGGAACACATGAAAAGATTTCACACCAACAGCTTCTTTATGCAACAAACGACTTTGGTGAAGACAATTTGATTGGGAAAGGAAGCCAGGGCATGGTATATAAAGGGGTATTATCTAATGGCTTCACTGTTGCTATAAAGGTTTTCAATTTAGAATTCCGAGGAGCCTTGAGGAGTTTCGATTCAGAATGTGAAGTGATGCAAAGGATTCGCCACCGAAATCTTGTCAGGATAATTACCTGTTGCTCAA CCGATTTCAAAGCATTGGTGCTCGAATATATGCCTAATGGAAGTCTTGAGAAGTGGTTGTATTCCCACAACTATTTTTTGGATCTCATCCAAAGATTAAACATTATGATAGATGTAGCATCAGCATTAGAGTACCTTCATCATGATTGTTCGAGCCTTGTGGTGCATTGCGACTTGAAGCCCAGTAATGTTTTGTTAGATGACGATATGGTTGCACATGTGGCCGATTTTGGGATTGCAAAACTCTTGACTAAAACAGAGTCTATGCAGCAAACAAAGACCTTAGGCACAATAGGCTATATGGCACCAG AGCATGGCTCAGATGGGATAGTATCCACAAAGAGCGATGTTTATAGCTATGGGATCTTGTTGATGGAAGTATTTGCAAGGAAGAAGCCTATGGATGAAATGTTCACTGGGGATCTAACCTTGAAGACTTGGGTAGAGTCATTATCCAATTCAGTGATACAGGTTGTTGATGCTAATCTATTGAGAAGAGAAGATGAAGACCTTGCCACAAAGCTAAGTTGTTTGTCCTCTATTATGGCTTTAGCTTTGGCATGTACAACCGATTCACCTGAGGAGAGGATTGATATGAAAAATGCGGTAGTTGAACTCAAGAAGAGCAGAATCAAACTGTTGATGTAA